The following are from one region of the Candidatus Thermoplasmatota archaeon genome:
- a CDS encoding DUF86 domain-containing protein, translating to MKREHIFFIKDILDAIEKIEQFVGDMGFEEFVQDDKTSSAVVRKLEIIGEATKNTTLTIRKKYSMLPWSSMAKMRDRLVHGYFVVDHEIVWKVIKEELPA from the coding sequence ATGAAACGAGAACATATATTTTTCATAAAAGATATCTTGGATGCTATAGAGAAAATTGAGCAATTTGTAGGTGATATGGGTTTTGAAGAATTTGTCCAAGATGACAAAACATCGAGTGCAGTGGTAAGAAAGCTGGAAATAATTGGAGAAGCAACCAAGAATACGACTCTAACCATAAGAAAAAAATATTCGATGCTTCCTTGGAGCAGCATGGCAAAAATGAGAGATAGGTTAGTTCACGGCTATTTTGTTGTTGACCATGAAATTGTCTGGAAAGTTATTAAAGAAGAATTGCCTGCGTAG
- a CDS encoding ATP-binding protein — protein sequence MEYFRYGRPVTGKYFVNREKELKKIRSILSEIPKGGGNNIALIGLRRTGKTSLLKNLKLDFEGVIPVFIDCYGMPSKALLSRQLIDMALKAYVEKTGDKAYRRKIEKMIKQKASDILNKISETELSIVRYASIRIGFREGKDQQELLDDALNYIENLAKEKGVYFVLMVDEFADIAIRWGVEWVKRLRTITQHQEKVFYILSSSAVTYMTELVYSKDSAFYRQLTPIKLGAFTEDVVREYVNKRLRIEEEALNGYTRLTGCFPDYIQRLGHIIMHTHGRKNVTLGDVKKCYEEMLWNLDSEFRQTLGRLNEKSARYGEIIIAVTNNNRPSAIAKSMGMNLSSLPKYLEYLMSIGIMEKKDGYHLTDPVFESWIKRNFVTSSV from the coding sequence ATGGAATATTTTAGATACGGGAGACCTGTGACAGGCAAATACTTTGTCAATCGAGAGAAGGAGTTGAAAAAAATTCGTAGCATATTAAGTGAGATACCAAAAGGCGGTGGAAACAACATAGCACTCATTGGTCTAAGGCGTACTGGAAAGACTTCCTTGCTGAAAAATTTGAAATTAGATTTTGAGGGCGTAATTCCCGTTTTTATAGACTGCTATGGAATGCCGTCCAAGGCTCTACTTTCCCGTCAGTTGATAGACATGGCATTGAAGGCATACGTGGAAAAAACAGGAGATAAGGCGTATCGTCGTAAGATTGAGAAAATGATAAAGCAAAAAGCATCCGACATTCTAAACAAGATATCTGAAACTGAGTTATCGATAGTACGCTATGCAAGCATAAGGATTGGCTTTAGGGAAGGAAAAGATCAACAAGAATTGCTCGATGACGCATTAAATTACATAGAAAATCTTGCCAAGGAAAAAGGTGTTTATTTCGTTCTAATGGTGGATGAATTCGCAGATATAGCAATCAGGTGGGGAGTTGAATGGGTAAAGCGATTGAGAACCATAACCCAGCATCAAGAAAAGGTCTTCTATATACTCTCATCATCAGCCGTAACCTACATGACGGAACTTGTTTATTCCAAAGATTCCGCTTTTTACAGGCAACTTACACCAATAAAGTTGGGGGCATTTACAGAAGATGTTGTGAGAGAGTACGTAAATAAACGACTTAGGATTGAAGAAGAGGCTCTCAATGGATATACACGGTTGACAGGATGTTTTCCAGACTACATACAGAGACTTGGCCATATTATTATGCACACCCACGGTAGAAAGAATGTGACTCTTGGAGATGTTAAGAAATGCTATGAGGAAATGCTATGGAATCTTGATTCTGAATTCAGACAGACATTAGGGAGACTCAATGAGAAATCCGCGAGATATGGTGAGATTATCATAGCAGTAACAAACAATAATAGGCCATCTGCAATTGCAAAGAGCATGGGTATGAATCTAAGTTCTCTACCAAAATATTTGGAATATTTGATGAGTATAGGTATTATGGAAAAAAAGGACGGTTACCACCTAACTGATCCGGTATTTGAATCATGGATAAAGAGAAACTTTGTTACCTCCTCTGTATAA
- a CDS encoding ATP-binding protein, giving the protein MYFDPEPKEKKEDLYNFEKEYRELYDSIKKGERIIVIKGVRRMGKTSLMKVVYNELKYPKTFIDGRVIPPKQNEIFNILLQNSVVALTENFIDLKLKDILKEIMVAPFGMGTTFSFSSGIKSFEKIGKILEKRKSKLVIFIDEAQRLKAGNISGIIAHLFEHTRHITVVLAGSEVGILDSIIGVDAESDLYGRPKRLIKLNRLRKKDATEFLQLGFKQHKKEIKKGDIEKALEIFDGVIGWLTLFGYYSTTYGVDKSLKIVKKEGRKITAKEIEHFLKFRKEAKRRYLKLLEALSTPLRWVEVKRFLEAQEGKKINDKMVSKYLHELEKYGFINRSKERKYLVADPMIKEGVFLLTRGK; this is encoded by the coding sequence ATGTATTTTGATCCCGAGCCAAAAGAGAAGAAAGAAGATTTGTACAATTTTGAAAAGGAGTACAGGGAATTATATGATTCAATAAAAAAGGGGGAAAGAATTATTGTAATCAAAGGAGTCAGGAGAATGGGAAAAACGAGTTTAATGAAAGTAGTATATAATGAATTAAAATACCCGAAAACCTTTATCGATGGAAGAGTCATTCCTCCAAAACAAAATGAAATCTTTAACATTCTTTTACAAAATTCGGTGGTAGCACTTACAGAAAATTTCATTGATTTAAAACTCAAAGACATACTCAAAGAAATAATGGTGGCCCCATTTGGAATGGGAACAACCTTTTCTTTTTCCTCAGGAATAAAAAGTTTTGAAAAGATAGGCAAAATATTAGAAAAAAGAAAATCTAAATTGGTTATATTCATTGACGAAGCCCAGAGACTTAAAGCAGGAAATATTAGTGGAATTATTGCACATTTGTTTGAGCATACAAGACATATTACTGTGGTTTTGGCAGGTTCAGAAGTTGGAATACTTGATTCAATAATAGGAGTAGATGCTGAGAGCGACCTTTATGGAAGACCAAAAAGGTTAATAAAATTAAATCGCTTAAGAAAAAAAGACGCAACGGAATTTTTACAACTTGGATTTAAGCAACATAAAAAAGAAATAAAGAAAGGTGATATAGAAAAAGCCTTAGAAATCTTTGATGGAGTAATAGGTTGGCTTACCCTTTTTGGATATTATTCAACCACCTATGGTGTAGATAAGTCTCTTAAAATAGTTAAAAAAGAAGGTAGAAAAATTACTGCAAAAGAAATAGAACATTTTCTTAAATTTAGAAAGGAAGCGAAGAGAAGATATTTGAAATTACTAGAAGCACTTTCAACCCCACTAAGATGGGTTGAAGTTAAAAGATTTTTAGAAGCTCAAGAGGGGAAAAAGATAAATGACAAAATGGTTTCAAAATATCTTCATGAATTGGAAAAATATGGGTTTATCAACAGGAGCAAAGAAAGAAAATATTTGGTAGCAGACCCAATGATTAAGGAAGGCGTGTTTTTACTTACCAGGGGTAAGTAA
- a CDS encoding nucleotidyltransferase family protein — MDIEKMLAQHKKELYERYKIKKMGIFGSYVRGEQKRRSDVDILVEFEEVPGLLKFIEIEEYLSKILGRTVDLVRKPAVREELRDRILKEVAYI, encoded by the coding sequence ATGGATATCGAAAAAATGCTTGCTCAGCACAAAAAGGAGCTTTACGAGAGGTACAAAATTAAAAAGATGGGCATATTTGGCTCTTATGTGAGAGGCGAGCAGAAAAGGAGAAGCGACGTGGATATACTGGTGGAGTTTGAAGAAGTTCCGGGTCTATTAAAATTCATTGAAATTGAAGAATATTTAAGTAAAATTTTGGGCAGGACGGTGGACTTGGTGAGAAAACCCGCTGTTCGGGAAGAATTGAGAGATAGAATCTTAAAGGAGGTTGCCTATATATGA